Proteins co-encoded in one Nicotiana sylvestris chromosome 7, ASM39365v2, whole genome shotgun sequence genomic window:
- the LOC138872851 gene encoding uncharacterized protein: MCQVQPAEKLFIEGDFNGHIGSIAYGCGEVHGGFNFRKRNGGGTSLFDSAKAFGLVIANSSFPKREKHLVTFQNAVAKTQIDYLLLRRCDRGLCKDCKVIPGEILVTQHRLFVMDVGIIVKRRKMTARGRSRIRWGALTKDKAQQLEGRLLAMGACRSSGDTSTMWSTTTDCIREAAREVLGVSAGISGRHKGDWWWNEVVQGKMEAKKATYLNLVGSIGEEERRACMERYKVARKEAKLTVTEAKTAAYGHMYEELRGKGGRRNFRLAKLRKRKARDLDQVRYIKDDNGRVLMEDSHIKRRWQTYFHKLLNEVGDQDIVLGELEHSKSHDDSGYCRRINVKEILGAMRKMSRGRANGCDEITVEF; the protein is encoded by the coding sequence ATGTGCCAGGTACAACCTGCTGAGAAGCTATTCATAGAaggggatttcaatggtcatattgggtcgatCGCATATGGGTGTGGCGAGGTGCATGGAGGCTTCAATTTTAGGAAGAGGAACGGAGGAGGCACCTCGTTATTTGACTCTGCTAAAGCTTTTGGGTTGGTGATTGCGAACTCTAGCTTTCCGAAGAGGGAGaagcatttggttacttttcaaaatgcggtggcaaagactcagattgactatctcctccttagGAGGTGTGACAGAGGGTTGTGCAAGGATTGCAAGGTGATTCCAGGTGAGATACTCGTGACGCAGCATAGGCTCTTCGTGATGGACGTTGGTATTATAGTGAAGAGAAGGAAAATGACTGCTCGAGGAAGATCGAGAATTAGGTGGggagccttaactaaggataaagcccaACAGTTGGAGGGGCGGTTGTTGGCTATGGGAGCTTGTAGGAGCAGTGGTGACACGAGCACTATGTGGTCAACGACAACAGACTGTATAAGGGAGGCTGCGAGAGAAGTGTTAGGAGTCTCGGCGGGCATCTCTGGCAggcacaaaggagactggtggtggaatgaagtggtACAAGGTAAAATGGAAGCGAAAAAGGCGACATACCTGAATTTAGTGGGGAGCATAGGTGAGGAGGAGAGGCGAGCATGCAtggagaggtataaggtagctaggaaggaagctAAGCTGACGGTCACAGAGGCTAAAACTGCGGCTTATGGTCATATGTACGAGGAACTGAGGGGAAAAGGCGGGAGAAGAAATTTCCGTCTGGCCAAGCTGAGAAAGAGGAAGGCTCGAGATTTAGACCAAGTGAGATACATCAAGGACGACAATGGTAGAGTATTGATGGAAGATTCCCATATTAAAAGGAGATGGCAGACTTACTTTCACAAACTTCTGAATGAAgtaggggatcaggatattgtgctAGGTGAATTGGAGCATTCCAAAAGTCACGATGACTCTGGGTACTGCAGGCGCATCAATGTTAAGGAGATCCTGGGAGCTATGAGGAAGATGAGCAGGGGCAGAGCGAACGGGTGTGACGAGATTACGGTGGAATTTTAG